From one Luteolibacter sp. SL250 genomic stretch:
- a CDS encoding DNRLRE domain-containing protein — protein sequence MKRIIALLLAAATTAIAETITLTPVQDSDVYSYPGDGNPTSTTFSLGVSSTPPHHSTLHSQKSLIQFDLSSLPFPASEIGSAVLSLFVLPPDPRYGSLYPGDVHVHRQAVAWAVTATTPKWPTFQSADHLGSFPVLESSTNQWMQYDITPTTVGWASGSYPNHGIFLAPLTDRMTPSLNVTFASMWVEGYRPQLVITRRTANPQLSIRTNGGALALTWPVAGSEGWTLERADNPGGPWTSHTATAGENGGFWEIHGTTGAGPEFFRLAKY from the coding sequence ATGAAACGGATCATCGCCCTGCTTCTCGCCGCAGCCACCACCGCCATTGCCGAAACCATTACGCTCACCCCCGTCCAGGATTCGGACGTCTATTCATACCCCGGGGACGGTAACCCGACCAGCACCACGTTTTCGCTGGGTGTGAGTTCGACCCCGCCACATCATTCGACGCTGCATTCCCAGAAATCGCTCATTCAGTTCGACCTTTCCTCGCTGCCATTTCCTGCATCGGAGATCGGTTCCGCCGTATTGAGCTTATTTGTCCTTCCCCCGGACCCCAGATATGGATCGCTCTACCCGGGGGATGTGCATGTGCACCGGCAGGCGGTCGCATGGGCCGTCACCGCCACCACCCCGAAGTGGCCGACGTTCCAATCCGCCGACCACCTCGGCAGCTTTCCAGTTCTGGAGTCCTCCACGAACCAGTGGATGCAATATGATATCACCCCGACCACGGTGGGATGGGCGTCCGGCAGCTATCCGAACCATGGCATTTTCCTCGCCCCGCTGACGGACCGGATGACGCCCTCACTGAACGTGACCTTCGCCTCCATGTGGGTTGAAGGTTACCGACCGCAGCTTGTCATCACCCGGCGGACCGCCAATCCGCAGTTGTCGATCCGGACCAACGGAGGGGCATTGGCATTGACATGGCCCGTCGCCGGCAGCGAAGGCTGGACCCTTGAGCGGGCCGACAATCCGGGCGGGCCATGGACGTCCCATACGGCGACGGCCGGAGAAAATGGCGGCTTCTGGGAAATTCACGGCACAACGGGCGCCGGTCCCGAATTTTTCCGCCTCGCCAAATACTGA
- a CDS encoding TonB-dependent hemoglobin/transferrin/lactoferrin family receptor gives MNAKTIGAFIASGLLGATFSRGEEELGEIIVVGNRIGRTWIDSAGTVLRRDYNQMLEEGTYDLAGFAKYDPTVSLPFDFASGDGAYAYGQSGYGSINIRGMEGNRITMELDGVRQPPQYVSTSFDMGSDDGAGGVGRDYFDPAMFDAVEVLKGGASALYGSDALGGVVSFTTPDPEHFLKERDYGALLRSQYYSVNESYSLLAGGAVRKGDTAFMLMGSWREGHENGNNGNIAPNPADFDSLSLLFKAEHRMDRHLFRLAVETFERDSFIDARSAAESSFVLFNDFVHNNQYLERQRVSAWWDYEPRRWLDEVKVHGYWQQSSSTSDSRSASKPIVIGGVPIPGTSITRQQSIEFDTDVLGLTTTAMKELGQGGRVVQQLLMGIDLSFEENENRFFRINNNLPSDRVSFSPTETLRAGVFVQDEFRIGDQWSFTPGVRFDWQSIKPRPSQGYLDRLNSLGNYGYAPPEDYDNLAISPRLTVSWKPRETVQWYATYAHGVRNPTAEELSMVFDHPPDGSNPAGSMTLPNSKLKEEKSDAFEIGVKTDSDVGRFQASAFHTRYDDFIENGHRTGDLTDDGRDILTTVNRGRADIYGFELGGLWNLGQWWSQAEGWQVGLSTGKSVGINRSDSTWLNTVEPWKSVASIGYDDPAGRFGARLTGVYTDEVTRVDDNTNQGDFYRPPAWFTLDLSAYWRPADTVIIHAGLNNIFDEKYWSWGSVRRGGGHLGGNSVSERSTAPGRNFSISLTKTF, from the coding sequence ATGAATGCAAAAACGATAGGCGCGTTCATCGCGTCCGGTCTTCTCGGGGCTACCTTTTCGCGTGGCGAGGAGGAGCTCGGGGAAATCATCGTCGTGGGCAACCGCATCGGCAGGACGTGGATCGACTCCGCAGGGACTGTCCTGCGGAGGGACTACAACCAGATGCTGGAGGAGGGGACCTACGATCTGGCAGGGTTCGCCAAGTATGATCCCACCGTTTCCCTGCCTTTCGACTTCGCCAGCGGGGATGGCGCGTATGCCTATGGCCAGAGCGGCTACGGCTCCATCAACATCCGCGGGATGGAGGGCAACCGCATCACCATGGAGCTGGATGGCGTGCGCCAGCCGCCTCAGTATGTCTCCACCTCCTTTGACATGGGGAGTGATGATGGTGCGGGCGGCGTCGGCCGCGATTACTTCGACCCCGCCATGTTCGACGCGGTGGAGGTGTTGAAAGGCGGTGCCAGTGCCCTCTACGGCAGTGACGCGCTGGGGGGCGTGGTCTCCTTCACCACGCCGGATCCGGAGCATTTCCTGAAGGAACGCGACTACGGCGCCCTGCTCCGGTCGCAATACTATTCCGTGAATGAAAGCTACTCCCTGCTGGCGGGAGGAGCTGTCCGCAAGGGGGACACCGCTTTCATGCTGATGGGCTCGTGGCGGGAGGGCCATGAGAATGGGAACAACGGCAACATCGCGCCGAACCCCGCGGACTTCGACTCCCTTTCCCTGCTCTTCAAGGCGGAGCACCGCATGGACCGCCACCTTTTCCGCCTGGCAGTGGAGACGTTCGAGCGGGACAGCTTCATCGACGCGCGCAGCGCGGCGGAGTCGTCCTTCGTCCTCTTCAACGACTTCGTCCACAACAACCAGTATCTGGAGCGCCAGCGCGTGAGCGCGTGGTGGGACTACGAGCCGCGGCGGTGGCTGGACGAGGTGAAGGTTCACGGCTACTGGCAGCAGTCCTCCAGCACCAGTGACAGCAGGTCGGCCTCGAAACCCATCGTCATCGGCGGCGTGCCCATCCCGGGCACATCCATCACCCGCCAGCAGTCCATCGAGTTCGACACGGATGTCCTGGGTCTCACCACCACCGCAATGAAGGAGCTTGGGCAGGGCGGCCGCGTCGTCCAGCAGCTCCTGATGGGCATCGACCTCTCGTTCGAGGAAAACGAGAACCGCTTTTTCCGCATCAACAACAATCTGCCATCGGACCGCGTTTCGTTCTCCCCCACGGAGACGCTCCGGGCAGGCGTTTTTGTCCAGGATGAGTTCCGCATCGGCGACCAATGGAGCTTCACGCCCGGTGTCCGGTTCGACTGGCAGAGCATCAAGCCACGACCGAGCCAAGGGTATCTGGACCGCCTGAACTCCCTGGGCAACTATGGCTACGCGCCGCCGGAGGACTATGACAACCTGGCCATCTCCCCACGCCTGACCGTTTCCTGGAAACCGCGCGAGACGGTCCAGTGGTATGCAACCTATGCACACGGCGTGAGAAACCCCACTGCGGAGGAGCTTTCGATGGTCTTCGACCACCCGCCGGACGGGAGCAATCCCGCGGGGTCGATGACTCTGCCGAATTCCAAGTTGAAGGAGGAGAAGAGCGATGCCTTCGAGATCGGCGTGAAGACGGACAGCGATGTAGGGAGGTTCCAGGCATCCGCCTTCCACACCCGTTACGATGACTTCATCGAGAACGGCCACCGTACCGGGGACCTGACGGATGACGGGCGCGACATCCTCACCACCGTGAACCGTGGGCGCGCGGATATCTATGGCTTCGAGCTGGGCGGGCTGTGGAACCTCGGCCAATGGTGGAGCCAGGCGGAGGGTTGGCAGGTCGGTCTGAGCACGGGAAAGAGCGTGGGTATCAATCGCTCCGACAGCACCTGGCTCAATACGGTGGAACCGTGGAAATCCGTGGCATCCATCGGTTATGACGACCCGGCCGGGAGGTTCGGTGCGAGACTCACGGGTGTCTACACCGACGAGGTGACACGGGTGGATGACAACACGAACCAGGGCGATTTTTATCGTCCGCCAGCCTGGTTCACGCTGGATCTTTCCGCCTACTGGCGACCTGCGGACACCGTCATCATCCATGCGGGGCTGAACAACATCTTCGACGAGAAATACTGGTCCTGGGGTTCTGTGCGGCGTGGTGGCGGGCACCTTGGCGGGAACTCCGTCAGCGAGCGGTCCACCGCACCCGGGCGCAACTTCAGCATCTCCCTAACCAAGACCTTCTGA
- a CDS encoding PEP-CTERM sorting domain-containing protein yields the protein MTSIRLSVIGAIAAASSAHAALLIQAPSLGSGQESVYWEYFEGTGPNRGLSSGNAAGTPAAGVGTIAPVSPGYRASAGYYSFMGSFGLTATTQATTLSDIQNVVFQRVSMANPDFSMDVNLNWDGNAIVGATPDDPSLGAAPSITLGGPWLSYYDAADNLLGKIQATYTGILASATDITVGGFSGDLNSFTYQWDLSGVTEDVKSVRIDAPIIVHSSTVEARIDIGGSFVQVVPEPSTGLLSLGMAALLIRRRR from the coding sequence ATGACCTCCATACGATTGTCAGTGATCGGCGCCATCGCCGCCGCATCCTCCGCCCACGCAGCGCTGCTCATCCAGGCTCCGTCCCTGGGAAGCGGCCAGGAAAGCGTTTATTGGGAATACTTCGAGGGCACCGGACCGAACCGGGGCCTCAGCAGCGGCAATGCGGCGGGCACCCCCGCGGCCGGTGTGGGAACCATCGCCCCCGTTTCGCCGGGCTACCGTGCCAGTGCGGGCTACTATTCCTTCATGGGTAGCTTCGGCCTCACGGCGACCACCCAGGCGACGACCCTGAGCGACATCCAGAACGTCGTGTTCCAACGGGTGTCCATGGCGAACCCGGATTTCTCAATGGACGTGAACCTGAACTGGGATGGAAACGCGATCGTCGGTGCGACGCCGGATGATCCTTCGCTCGGAGCCGCACCATCCATCACCCTGGGTGGCCCCTGGTTGTCCTACTATGATGCGGCGGACAACTTGCTCGGCAAGATCCAGGCGACCTACACGGGTATCCTCGCTTCCGCCACGGACATCACGGTTGGAGGTTTCAGCGGGGATCTCAACAGCTTCACCTACCAATGGGACCTTTCCGGGGTCACGGAGGATGTGAAATCCGTCCGCATCGACGCTCCCATCATCGTCCACTCATCCACGGTGGAGGCACGCATCGACATCGGCGGGAGCTTCGTGCAGGTCGTTCCGGAACCATCCACAGGCCTGCTGAGTCTGGGTATGGCGGCGCTCCTCATCCGCCGCCGCCGCTGA
- a CDS encoding thiamine pyrophosphate-dependent dehydrogenase E1 component subunit alpha, with translation MPELEMKPFDDGPMIDRDFLRSVFRSMLRGRILENKLSSLYKAGKIVGGVYLGRGQEAVSASLGTALIQGRDVFAPLIRDQAGRTAFGEPLIDCTRTYLGSVEGPMRGRDGNIHRGRPDKGMPAMISHLGAQVPLVAGMLFAKRLKGQLNGVVGATCIGDGATSTGAFHEGVNLAAIEGLPMVVVVANNQFAYSTPNTRQFACRDLVERARGYGIGGYSVDGTDLLACASVISEAVRKARQGGGPQMVVAHLLRLSGHGEHDDGSYVPSDIKGGHYGRDCIEVAMRQLVEHQFATVDEILAWQDDVAEEVQRAVAQAQQEDTPDPYKENWTALSTRFPLSAQ, from the coding sequence GTGCCCGAATTGGAAATGAAGCCCTTTGACGACGGACCGATGATCGACCGTGACTTTCTGAGGTCCGTATTCCGTTCGATGCTCCGGGGAAGAATCCTCGAAAACAAGCTCTCCTCCCTCTACAAAGCGGGGAAAATCGTCGGTGGAGTCTACCTCGGCCGCGGCCAGGAAGCTGTGAGTGCCAGCCTCGGCACCGCCCTGATCCAGGGACGGGACGTTTTCGCACCGCTCATCCGGGACCAAGCGGGACGGACTGCCTTCGGCGAACCGCTGATCGACTGCACCCGCACCTACCTCGGCTCCGTCGAGGGTCCCATGCGCGGACGGGACGGCAACATCCACCGCGGACGGCCGGACAAGGGCATGCCGGCGATGATTTCACATCTGGGTGCCCAGGTCCCGCTGGTGGCGGGCATGCTTTTCGCCAAGCGGCTGAAAGGCCAGCTCAACGGCGTGGTCGGCGCGACCTGCATCGGCGACGGAGCGACCTCCACCGGTGCCTTCCACGAAGGGGTGAATCTCGCCGCCATCGAAGGACTGCCGATGGTGGTGGTGGTGGCCAACAACCAGTTCGCCTACTCCACCCCCAACACCCGCCAGTTCGCCTGCCGGGATCTGGTGGAACGCGCCCGCGGTTACGGCATCGGCGGTTATTCCGTCGATGGCACGGACCTCCTGGCCTGTGCCTCCGTGATTTCAGAAGCCGTTCGCAAGGCCCGCCAGGGGGGCGGCCCGCAGATGGTGGTCGCCCACCTGCTGCGCCTGTCCGGCCACGGTGAGCATGATGACGGTTCCTACGTCCCGTCCGACATCAAGGGCGGCCACTATGGCCGTGACTGCATCGAGGTGGCCATGCGCCAGCTCGTGGAGCACCAGTTCGCCACCGTGGATGAAATCCTCGCCTGGCAGGACGATGTGGCGGAAGAGGTGCAGCGCGCCGTCGCCCAGGCCCAGCAGGAAGACACCCCGGATCCCTACAAGGAGAACTGGACCGCCCTTTCCACCCGCTTTCCCCTTTCCGCCCAGTGA
- the hisA gene encoding phosphoribosylformimino-5-aminoimidazole carboxamide ribotide isomerase: protein MTKFRPCIDLHHGQVKQIVGGTLRDDGEGPSENFVSEKPSGWFAARFRDDDLKGGHVIKLGPGNDAAAREALSAWPGGLQIGGGITPGNAREWLEAGASHVIVTSALFDGAGKFLPDVLEMFVKEVGEERLVIDLSCRRSADGWTVAMNRWQTPTEMVVDHATLDRLAPHCAEFLIHAADVEGLCRGIDVDLVSLLGGWGKLPMTYAGGAASMADVELMEWAGQGVVDITVGSALDIFGGSGVTYGELVEWNRRTA, encoded by the coding sequence ATGACCAAATTCCGCCCGTGCATCGACCTTCACCATGGCCAAGTGAAACAAATCGTCGGAGGGACGTTGCGGGACGATGGTGAGGGGCCGAGCGAGAATTTCGTGTCGGAGAAGCCATCCGGCTGGTTCGCGGCCCGCTTCCGCGACGACGATCTGAAGGGCGGGCACGTGATCAAACTGGGACCGGGTAACGATGCCGCCGCCAGGGAGGCCTTGTCCGCGTGGCCGGGCGGCCTCCAGATCGGCGGTGGGATCACTCCCGGAAACGCCCGCGAGTGGCTGGAAGCGGGTGCCAGCCATGTGATCGTGACTTCGGCGTTGTTTGATGGGGCTGGGAAATTCCTCCCCGATGTCCTGGAAATGTTCGTGAAAGAGGTCGGCGAGGAGCGGTTGGTCATCGATCTATCCTGCCGGAGATCCGCCGATGGTTGGACAGTGGCGATGAACCGCTGGCAGACTCCCACCGAAATGGTGGTGGACCACGCCACTTTGGACCGTCTGGCTCCCCATTGCGCTGAATTTTTGATCCATGCGGCGGATGTCGAAGGGCTCTGCCGGGGCATCGACGTGGATCTGGTCTCCCTGTTGGGTGGCTGGGGGAAACTCCCGATGACCTATGCGGGCGGAGCCGCCTCCATGGCCGATGTGGAGCTGATGGAGTGGGCCGGCCAGGGCGTGGTTGACATCACGGTGGGCAGCGCGCTGGACATTTTCGGGGGGAGCGGCGTGACCTATGGGGAGCTTGTGGAATGGAACCGCCGGACCGCATGA
- a CDS encoding AraC family transcriptional regulator: MKLPAHAQILHGLLARDGATVIGIDTDSGQPLDWGGMLLPGYAHLILNLDGYGVVLGDNIRLSIFPGMTAICRIPTAGGIYASRLPGSGRHRCVVLTVSDRWLADKFGGLLASLHPLFGDADAVPEQIGLTRSMSLAEKDLCEAMLAPPVTRPLRPMWFRAKLVECFSLFGGVEHPSTTRKQDSISLRVDKAVLWLREHFDEELDLKELSVHVGCAPHYLSRLFRSHTGKTLTQKLRQIRIDHAADLLQNGTHNVTEAALEVGYSSISHFTKAFLLEKGILPSLYRHN, encoded by the coding sequence ATGAAGTTACCCGCCCATGCTCAGATCCTCCACGGCCTGCTGGCGCGTGATGGGGCGACGGTGATCGGCATCGACACCGACTCGGGCCAGCCTTTGGACTGGGGGGGCATGCTCCTGCCAGGCTACGCCCACCTCATCCTGAATCTGGATGGTTACGGCGTGGTCTTGGGTGACAATATCCGCCTCAGTATTTTTCCCGGCATGACAGCCATCTGCCGCATTCCGACTGCTGGCGGCATCTATGCCAGCCGCCTGCCGGGCAGCGGCCGCCATCGCTGCGTGGTGCTGACGGTTTCCGACCGCTGGCTGGCGGACAAGTTCGGCGGACTGCTGGCGTCCCTTCATCCCCTGTTCGGGGATGCGGATGCCGTTCCTGAGCAGATCGGCCTCACCCGCTCCATGTCCCTCGCTGAAAAGGATCTCTGTGAGGCGATGCTGGCTCCTCCCGTCACCCGTCCGCTGAGGCCGATGTGGTTCCGTGCGAAGCTTGTTGAATGCTTCAGCCTTTTCGGAGGGGTGGAACACCCTTCCACCACCAGAAAGCAGGACAGCATCAGCCTGCGCGTGGACAAGGCGGTGCTATGGCTGCGGGAACATTTCGATGAGGAACTGGATCTCAAGGAACTCTCCGTCCATGTGGGTTGCGCCCCCCACTATCTGAGCCGGCTTTTCAGGAGCCACACGGGAAAAACACTGACCCAAAAACTCCGTCAGATCCGTATCGACCACGCGGCGGACCTCCTCCAGAATGGCACCCACAACGTGACGGAAGCCGCGCTGGAAGTCGGCTACAGCAGCATCAGCCACTTCACCAAGGCCTTCCTCCTCGAAAAAGGCATCCTTCCCTCCCTCTACCGGCATAACTGA